DNA sequence from the Roseofilum casamattae BLCC-M143 genome:
ACGTTGAATTTCTCCATTGACACTCCCCGCCCTTCAAGGGCGGGGATTCTTCCTTCATCCAGACACCTTAGAGTATTGACTTTCATCAACACAAAAGAGGGCGAGCTGTCCAGAAGCGTCGATCCAGTATTCCTGGAGCGTTTCCGTATGCCCTACGGTACGCAGACCTAACTTGAGAATATTCACTGCGGCGTTTTCGTCTCGATCTAGCACGGTTCCACACTTACATTTATGGGTACGAGTACTGAGGGATTTCTTAACTGTAGTGCCACAGTTAGAACAGTTTTGAGAGGTGTAGTGGGGAGGTACAGCAACAGTCTCTCTGCCAAATACCTTCCCAAAATACTCTATCCATGTCCTAAACATTGCCCAGCTAGCATCTGATATTGATTTAGCTAGACAATGATTCTTGACCAGATTCCGCACTTTCAACTCTTCATAGGCTACCAAGTCGTTAGACTCGACTACGCATCTTGCCAACTTAACAGCAAAATCTTTACGCTGCCTACTTACTTTTAGGTGCTTCTTCGCTAGTTTTTGCTTAGCTTTCTTGTAGCTGTTTGACTGTGGTTGACCCTTCAGGAACTTCCGAGAAACTCGTTTCTGTAGTCGTTTGAGGGACTTCTCCGATTTTCTCAGGTACTTAGGGTTAACAACTTTTTTGCCATCAGAGTCTGTATAGAAGGCTGAAATGCCCACATCAAGACCTATGGTTTTACCCGTTGGGGGCTTTTCTTCAATACGGTTATGGTCGATGCAAAACTGAGCATAATAGCCATCAGCTCTTCTTACTACCCTAACCCGCTTAATTTGCTCGAGTTGATAGTAATTTAAGTCTCGACTGCCGTAAAGTTTAAACTCACCCGCTTTAAAACCATCAGTGAAAGTTATCCTATCTCGGTTTTCAGATAGCTTCCAACCTGTTACTTTGTACTCCACAGAGCCATGATTTTGTCTGTTTTTCTTGTACTTGGGGTAGCCTTTCTTTCCTGGTATCTGCTTTTTGCAGTTATCAAAAAATCGAGAAATAGCTGCCCAGGCACGTTCCGCCATCGCTTGTCGAGCTTGAGAGTTGAGTTTACCAGCCCAAGGGAAGTCGCCGTCTTTGGCTAATTTGGTGACATATTTGTATAAATCATAGCGACTCTTAGCTTGACCGTCTTCCCAATAACGAAGGCAAGAATTACGGATAAACAAACCAGTACGAATAGCTTCGTTGAGCCGTCCATACTGATACTGTTTCCCTTTTAGCTTGGCTTCGTAGACTAACATTTATCTGCTATTACTCATGCTAAAATTATAGCACAATACTGAAAAAAGCCGCCCTAGAAG
Encoded proteins:
- a CDS encoding RNA-guided endonuclease InsQ/TnpB family protein; the protein is MLVYEAKLKGKQYQYGRLNEAIRTGLFIRNSCLRYWEDGQAKSRYDLYKYVTKLAKDGDFPWAGKLNSQARQAMAERAWAAISRFFDNCKKQIPGKKGYPKYKKNRQNHGSVEYKVTGWKLSENRDRITFTDGFKAGEFKLYGSRDLNYYQLEQIKRVRVVRRADGYYAQFCIDHNRIEEKPPTGKTIGLDVGISAFYTDSDGKKVVNPKYLRKSEKSLKRLQKRVSRKFLKGQPQSNSYKKAKQKLAKKHLKVSRQRKDFAVKLARCVVESNDLVAYEELKVRNLVKNHCLAKSISDASWAMFRTWIEYFGKVFGRETVAVPPHYTSQNCSNCGTTVKKSLSTRTHKCKCGTVLDRDENAAVNILKLGLRTVGHTETLQEYWIDASGQLALFCVDESQYSKVSG